ATCTTCAACTCCAGCTCATCGTTGCGGCGTCGGCCCTGCTGGAGCGTTACGGGGAGGTCGTGAACGTCATTCGCGCGGATGGTTTCCAGCCAGACGCAATCGTCTATATGGTGCTGGAAGGCGAGAACCTGATCACGACCGCGAAGTCGACCGGCTTGGGCGTGGTCGAGCTCGCCACGATCTTCGACAATATCCGCCCGGATGTCGTGATCAGCGTCGCGGATCGATTTGAAACGATTGCGACGGCCATTGCGGCATCCTATCTCAACATTCCAGTGGCCCACGTCCAAGGTGGGGAAGTGACGGGATCGATCGATGAGAAAGTCCGGCATGCGGTGACGAAGCTCTCTATCCTGCATTTCGTCGCCAATAGACAGGCAGCGGACCGGGTGATCCGCATGGGAGAAGATCCGGAGAAGGTCTTTATCACCGGCTGTCCTTCGATTGATCTCGCCGAGCGTGTTCAAGGCTCCATGGACAATGGCTTTGATCCTTTCGCGGCCTATGCCGGAGTCGGGAACCGCTTCGACGCGCGCGACGGCTATATGGTGGTCATGCAGCATCCGGTCACCACCGAGTACCGCGATTCGGCATCGCAGATTCACGAGACCATTTCTGCCGTCAGGACGTTGAACCGGCCGACCTTCTGGTTCTGGCCCAATGTTGATGCCGGTTCGGATCAGATCTCGAAAGGCCTGCGCCAATTCCGTGAGGCGGGGGAGACTTCGCAGATCTATTTTTTCAAGAATATGACACCGGAGGATTTCCTCCGGCTGCTCGCCGGCGCCCGTTGTCTGGTGGGGAACTCCAGCGCGGGGATCAGGGAGGCGTCGTATCTCGGTCTTCCGGTGGTCAACATCGGCAATCGTCAGCAGGGGAGAGAACGAGCGAGGAACGTCATCGACGTCGGATATAACGCTGCCGAGATCGTGGAGGCCACCGAGAAACATCTGGCCAATGGCCGGTATCCATCCAGTCCTCTGTATGGCGACGGCAAAGCAGGCGAGCGGATTGCGCAAATCTTGGCCCGGGTCCCGTTGACCGTGGAGAAGAGGATTGCATACTGATGGACAGGACCCAGAAAGTACTAGCGGTGATTCCGGCTCGGGGCGGCTCGAAAGGGGTGCCTCGCAAGAACATTCGTTCCGTCTGCGGGAGGCCGCTGATTACCTATACCATTGAACATGCTCGCGCCGCGCAGCATCTATTTTACCGTATCATCGTGAGCACGGATGATGAGGAGATTGCGACGGTGGCGAGGGAGCATGGGGCGGAGGTGCCATTTCTCAGACCAGCGAATCTGGCTCGCGACGAATCACCTATGATTCCCATGCTCCAACATGCCGTCGATTTCATTGAAAAACAGGATGGGGTCCGTATGGATTGGATTTGTCTTCTCCAGCCGACGGAACCGTTTCGGACGGTCTCAGATATTGAGCAGTGCCTCCGTTTGGGGTTTGCGGGAGGCTGTGATTCCGTCATCACTGTGGTGCGGGTTTTCGCCACACACCCCATTTTGATGAAGCGCATCGAAGATGACGTACTTCTGCCGTTTTGCGTGGAAGAGCGGGAAGGCACCAGACGTCAGGATTACCAGCCGGCGGCGTACATGCGTAACGGATCGATCTATCTGAGCAGGCGAGACGTCTTGATGGAGCAGGGGTCTATTTGGGGACAAACGATTCGTCCCTATGTGATGCCTCTGGAACGATCGGTGAGTATCGATACGGAACTCGATCTCAAGCTGGCCGAACTCATGATGTCGGAACAGATCGCCCTTGAACGGAGTGGAAGCCTCTAACATGTGTGGCATTAGCGGATACGTCAGCTCAGAGCGAGTCACTTCAGATCCCACGATTCAACTCATGACCAGGCCCCTCGCACATCGCGGGCCGGATGGGGAGGGAGTGTGGGCTGAATCGCACGTGGCACTTGGTAACCGGCGGTTGGCCGTGCTCGATCTGTCCCCGCGCGGTCACCAGCCGATGATGAGTCACGATCGGCGTTTCGTCATGACCTACAATGGAGAGGTCTACAACTACCTCGAGTTGAAATCCGATCTTGAGAGGTCGTTTGAAACAGGAACCGATACGGAAGTCGTCCTTGAAGCCTTTGCCCGGTGGGGTCCAGAGAGTTTCAACCGGCTGAACGGAATGTTCGCCTGTGCGATCTGGGACCGCTTCACTGAACGATTGTTATTGGTCAGAGATCGCTTTGGGGTCAAGCCGCTCTACTATGCCGAATTGGATGGTACGCTCTATTTTGCATCAGAGATCAAGTCACTCGCCGCGGCTGGCGTCCCCTTAGAGCCGGATCAGGACACCTGGTTCGCCTACCTGCGCTACGGTGCGTACGACCACAGTTCCGCTACCTTCTTCAAGGGGATCAGGCGGGTCCCTCCCGGCCACTATCTCTCATGGAAAGATGGTCGTATCGAGCTGCATCGCTGGTATGACCTTCCGGAACGGGTGAAGACAGACTGGCCGGACGAACGTTCGGACAGCGTCGTCAGCGAGGAATACCACCAGCTTCTCCAGGACTCCGTGCGTATTCGGTTCCGCTCGGACGTCCCCGTCGGGGTCTGCCTTAGCGGTGGCCTGGATTCCTCGACGTTGGTTGCGCTGTTGAAGGAGCTCTTCGGTTCGGCCCAGGATATCCAGACCTATCACTTCGCTTGTGGTGATGCAGCCTATGATGAAACGCCGTGGGTTAAGCAATTACTCGCGGAAACCCGCTATCCGCTCAACATAGCTTATCTCGCTGCGGCTGAGATCCCAGGCCTCGCCGAGGAAGCGATCCTTTCCCAAGAGGAGCCCTTCGGAGGATTCCCGACCTTGGCAATGATTAAGCTCTTCAAGCTGGCCAAGAGCTCCGGAACAACGGTGTTGTTGGACGGGCAGGGTCTCGACGAGCAGTGGGCCGGGTATAGTTACTACGCACAGGGCGCAGAGAGTGCGTTATCAGGATCCATGCCCGTCCAGGGCTCTCTCAATGGGTCGACGCGTCATGGGTGTCTCTCAGATGCCTTCACCTCGCTTCGGCCTCGGCCGGTCTATCCGGAACCCTTTCAAGACCGGCTGTCGAACCTTCGCTATCGCGATCTCCGGTATACGAAGCTTCCACGCGCGTTGCGTTTTAACGATCGAGCCTCCTCACAAGCGTCCTGCGAGTTGCGGGAGCCGTTTTTGGATTACCGGTTGGTTGAACTGGCATTCAAACAACCGGACCATCGCCTCATCCGCCACGACCAACACAAATATCTCCTGCGGAAAATCGTTCGCCCACTCCTGCCGAAAGATTTTACTGAGGCTCCGAAACGGCCGGTGCAGACACCACAGCGCGAATGGCTGCGAGGACCTCTCCGGGACTGGGTGGAGAGTTGTCTGGCGCATGCAAGCATCACCCAGAGCGGGTGGTTTGACACCGACCGTCTGCATGAGTCATGGGAGCAATACCTCCGAGGCGAGAGCGACAACTCTTTCTACGTGTGGCAGTGGATCAGTGTCGCGCTCAATCACCATCTTATTGAATCGATGAAAGCCGCTCACAAGACTTAGGTCGATTCGGATCGCCCCTGTTGCTTGCTTCATCCTCGTGCTGTTTGGCGACACCCCTGAAACAGTTGTGATCAACGTGAGACCGATCAGATGAAGACACAGAGAACCGCCGTCATTCTTGCAGGATCTGAAGGACTCGGTCTCGCTGCTGCGCAATGCCTCGGAGAGGAAGGACATCGCGTTGTCATCTTTTCGCGCTCCAAGGAGAAGCTCGAGGCTGCGCGGACTTTCTTCATCAAACGCGGTCACGACGCACTCATCTTTCCAGGAGATCTGACCTCACCTGACGATCTCGAACGGCTGTTCAGCTTTGTAGAAGAGCGCTTCGGCGGCACCGATATCCTGGTCAACAATACGGGTGGCCCCAAACCTGGGAATATCCTCGATCTGCCCGACGACGCCTGGCATACGGCATTCGAAGAGCAGGCCATCTCCCTGATGAGAGCGATCCGGCGCGTCGTACCGGGAATGCGTGCGCGCCGATGGGGACGTATCATCACCATCGCGTCGCTGTCTGTGAAAGCTCCGATCGAAGGGCTCGATCTTTCTAACTTCATGCGCGGTGGCCTGGCTGCAGTGCACCGCACACTTGCCCGCACGCTTGCTCCGCATGACGTCAACGTCCACATGGTGTTGCCAGGCTCCATTATGACTGCCCGATCACGCTCGTTGATTCAAAAACGGGCGGATAACCTTAAGATCTCGTTCGACGAGGCACTTTCCACCTCAATCGGGCGCATCCCGAAAGGGCGCCTGGGAACGCCGGAAGATGTCGGCCACGTGGTCGCCTTCCTCGCGTCGGAACGGGCCGGCTATCTCACCGGAAATTTCATCCGGGTAGATGGTGGCATGTATGCGGGGCTTGACTGATGCTGACCCCTCCGTTCACCACCCTCATCAAGCATCTCGCTGCGGGTTATGCTTCGCTCGGGCGTCCGGTCAAGCTCGCCCCGCTCACCTTTGAGTTTCAAGTCAGCAATAATCTGTTCGAATATTCGACGACCGGCGGGCGGTTCCTGTTAAAAGTGATGGCTCATCCCCAGGCTCTCTATGGAGAGCAGGATGTTGCCGAGCGGCTCGAGGTCGTGGGACAGGCAGTGTGTGAGCTCCATCGTGCAGGCCTCCCAGTTGAAGAGATCGTTCGGGGTGACGATGGCCGTTTCGTTCATCGTTACCAAGGGCATATCCTGCGGCTCTATGTGTTCAACAGCGGCAGGACATACACCGACCCCGATCTGGACAACCGACGCAGTGCCCGTTCTCTGCGCAGGCTTCATACCGAAGGACTCTTGTGCCTCAGCGATGCCACGCGGAAGGCCATGACAGGATTTGAAAAGGCCTATCCGATCCGCATCACTGCGAGCGAGCTTCCCACGCTGCATAGGTTTCTCAAGGACCAGGCCGGCTCACGCCAGAGTTATGCGGAAATCCTGGAGCAGTGGGACACTGTCGAGTGGGCTGTGGAACGAACGCTCAGCCATCGTCCCGTTTCGCCGGACCGCGAGTGCCTGGCCCATACCGATTTCCACCCTCGGAATGCGTTATTCAGTCAAGGCCAAGACCAAGCGACGATGATCGATCTCGACAACATGATTATAGACCGGCGGCTGCCATGTCTGGGGTTTAGCATTTTGCGGTTTGCTTTTTTACAGCGCGAGCGGACGCTCGAGGCCTTGCAGGAGTCGATCGCACTATTTGCGGCGGATGAGCACCGGAAGCCGGAATTTCTCGATGGGTTGCACCATGCAATGATTGGCATCGAGATCGAGAAGGTGTTGCGGATCCTTCATCGCGTGAGAACGACCGGGCATTATACCGGGTTCATCGGCAACATCTGCCCGCTCCATCTGGCCAACATCAAATTCCTCAATACGAGTGTCGTTTGTGCGTGAGGACCGGATCGCTCGAATCAATTGGGAGGGAAAGGTCTGGTACGCCAGACCCGAGGGAACCGATCTAGTACTCTTGTCCGGATCTCCGCTCGATGGGTTGATTGCAACGAACAGGCGTGTCGCGATCACGGAGGTCGGGTTCCTGCCGCCTGTTCCAGCGACGAAACTGATCGGGATCGGCGCCAATTTCCCCGGCGAGGAGCCGCTGGGCCCTGATCCATACCCCTCGTTTTTTATTAAACCGCCGTCATCGTTCACGGGGCATGAGATGACCGTCGAGCTGCCCCGTATCTTTCGATCAGTTCTGGCGGAAGGCGAGCTTGGTGTGGTCCTGCGGCGGCGATGTCGGGAGCTGACCCCAGACGAGGTGCCTGCGGCTATCCTGGGATGGACAGTAGTCAATGACCTCTCAGGTCGCGACAGCATCCTCCGCGTAGTTCCGCCTGCGGCGAAGAAGTCTGCGGATGGGTTCGCACCGATCGGGCCGTACCTGAATCTCGACTCGACGATCCGTCCCTTCACTCTTACCACCCGGCGGAATGGAGCGGTCGTCCAGCAGGGTACGACCGCAGCCATGAGATTCGACGTGGTGCAGTGCCTGGTCTATCTATCCAGCGTCATGACGCTGGAACCCTACGACATTGTTGCTCTTGGCACCCCGCCGCCCAAGCCGGCATTAGTCCCGGGTGACGAGGTTGCCGTCGAGATTGAAGGAATCGGACGGCTGGTGAACCGTATCGCAGCTCGCGGAGCATGTGCTCATTTCACGGGAAAGACCGTGTGAAGGGGAGACGATGAAAGTACTGTTCGCAGGACTCGGTTCAATCGGTCAACGGCATGTCCGAAATCTTCGCACGTTGCTGGGAGATCAAGTTGAAATCCTCGCGTATCGCGCCAACGGCGATAGTCCTGTACTCAACGCCGATATGACTGTGAAGCAAGGAGCGGTGCCGGAGACGACGTATAACATTCGATCGTTTTCGAATCTCGATGACGCGCTGGGAGAGAAACCTGACGCGGTGTTTGTGACGAATCCCAACAGCTTGCACCTTCCCGTCGCCTTAGCGGCAGCCAAGGCAGGATGTCACCTGTTTATCGAGAAGCCGCTGGCCGATTCTCTCGACGGGGTCGAGGAACTGATCGACATGGTCGAGCGCAAGAACCTGGTGGCCTTTGTCGCCTATCAATTTCGCTTCCATCCCGGATTGCGTTGGATCAAGAATCTGCTCCAGGAACAACGCCTCGGACGACTGGTCGCCGCCCACATTGTCAACGGGGAGTATCTTCCGGATTGGCATCCCTATGAGGACTACCGGCAAGGTCACGCGGCGAGGAGGGCGCTCGGGGGAGGGGCGCTCCGCATTCAAACACATGAGTTTGACTATGCCCTGTGGTTGTTCGGCATGCCGCGCCGGGTGTATGCCGTGGGCGGACATCTCAGCGGGCTTGAGATCGACGTGGAAGATTCCGTCGATGTCCTGCTGTCTTGTGAAGATCGCGGGGGACTGCTTCCGGTTCACATTCATCTGGACTATGTGCAGCGGCCACCGCAACGGATCTGTGAGGTGATCGGAGATGCCGGGAAGGTACAGTACGATTTCTATAGCAATCAGGTAGTCATGCATGACTTGCAGGCGCGAACGACTCAGCAGGTTCACTTCAACGGGTTCGAACGCAATCAGATGTTTCTGGACGAATTACGCCACTTTGTCGATTGCCTGCGCGGTGAGACACAGCCGATCGTGGATTTGCGCGAATCGGTTCGAAGTCTCCGCTTTTCTCTTCTGGCCGACGAGTCACTCCGCACGGGAAGTGTGGTGACTTGTGCGTCAGATCAACAGACGTCGCTTCTCACAAGCCATGGAATCACTCTCACGAGGAATGGGGGCTGAGAGGCCCTCCGTTTCAGCGTCCCCGGATATCGAGGAAGGACTCGCCAACATGATGCCCACGATGGTGCAACAGGAAACCGCGCTCTGCTGTCCGATATGCCTGGGCAAGGAAACAGCGGCGATTCGGCCCTATCGGTCGGGGCTTACACCATCACTGGGCCCATTTGCCGACCTCTCCATTCGCTCCTGCGGACAATGCAGCGCCGCCTTTGCCTGCCCTCTGCCGGAAGAGAATGAACTTGAAGCGTTCTATGCCGAAAGTTATCGGGTGGAACGAGGGCAACGCTCCATGCCTCGTCCTGATGCTTGGGACGGAGGTTCGGTAAGGGCACGCGCACAAGCCGCATTTGTCTTGGAGCAGTTGGGATCAGGAGGAAGTTGGCTCGACATCGGGGCCGGCTATGGACTACTGCTCGACGAGGCCCGGCGGCGGCACGTCGCCAGAACGGGAGCGATCGAACCAGACCTGTACTGTGGCCGGCAGATACAGGAGTCGGGGCACCATCTGTACGTGAGTCTCTCGGAGGTACGGTCTTCCTGGGACGTCGTGAGCTGCTCCCATGTCCTGGAACATCTGAGGAACCCCCGCGAATTTCTGCGGACCGTTCGTGGACTTCTCTCCAAGCAGGGAATCGTATTTTGCGAAGTGCCGAATGAGACGCGCTTGTCGGAATCGCCGCAGGACCTCCCGCATTTGCACTTCTTTACGCAGGTCTCGCTGATGCGACTATTTCAGGACAGCGGCATGACCATCCTGGCCCTGTCCAGTTGCGGGCCGATGGCTCCCGAATCAGGATGGCGTAAGACCATGAGAGAAGGCGCTCGGCGCGCCTCACAGAGACTGTTCAGGCAGCCTCCCTCTTGGATTGATCGCCTCGTGCACCCACACTTTCATTACCATGAAGACCGGTCAGCAGGCGCCTGGCTTCGCCTGCTGGCGAGAAAGGCCTGATGGATCGGACGATACTGGCGCTTATTCCGGCTCGAGGCGGATCAAAGGGCGTGCCTCGCAAGAACATCCTCCCACTCGCGGGAAAGCCGCTGATCGCCTATTCGATCCTCCAGGCGTTGGCCTCGAAATGGATCAATAGGGTCGTCGTCTCGACGGACGACGAGGAAATCGCCCAGGTCGCGAGGGAGTGGGGAGCGGAAGTGCCGTTCATGCGCCCGGCGTGGTGCGCCGAAGACGCGTCGCCGGATATCGACGTGTTTCACCACGCATTGACCTGGTTGGCAGAGCAGGAAGGTTATCGGCCGGAGCTGGTAGTCCATCTTCGTCCACCTGGGCCCGTGCGACGTGTCGAACATATCGACCAGGCGATTGAACTGCTCCTGGCCCATCCCGAGGCGGACGCGGTGCGTTCGGTCAGTGTCGCCCGTCAAACACCGTACAAAATGTGGCATGTCACCGGGTCAGGCCATCTGCAGCCGCTGCTCCAGCTTCAGGACCTGCCGGACTGTCAATCGCTGCCGCGTCAGCGCCTGCCGATCGTGTATTGGCAAAATGGTTATGTTGACGTCATTCGGCCCCGCGCCATACTGGATAAGCAATCGATGTGGGGGACTTGCGCGCTGCCCTATGTCCACAACGAGGAATTGCTCGAAGTCGATTACCCGGAGGACATCCCCGCGGTTGAACAGGCTCTCCGTCGGATGCAATACGGTGACGAGCGTACCATCGCACAAGGAATGCGTCACCCAGTCTGACGTACGTCACGTCCGCGACTCTGTATCCGCCGCTCTGCACGATTCGTTTCTTTGGCCGCCCATTCTCTCTCATCACGATGAGCGTCACCAGATTGATGAGCCTCCTCGCCTACTACGGCTTCGCGAGGCATTTGCCGGCATCGGACAATCACTACGGCAGGTGGGCACGGGTCCTCCGCCGGGCGACTTGCCGCGGGTTGTTCACACATATGGGACGTGGCGTCAACGTGGAACAGAAGGCTTTCTTCGGCGATGGACGCAATATCCGTATCGGAGATTATTCCGGCCTCGGCATCAACTGCCGACTGTATGGTCCGGTCTCCCTGGGGAAGCATGTCATGATGGGACCGGATGTCATCATCATCACCTCGAATCACAAGTCCGACAGGCTTGACATCCCGATGACGGAGCAGGGAGGCACAGGCCCTGATCCCGTCGTCATCGGTGATGACGTGTGGATCGGAACGCGGGTTATCATTTTGCCCGGCGTCACAATCGGCCACGGAGCCGTGCTCGCCGCGGGAGCGGTTGTCACGAAAGACGTCCGACCCTATGCCATCGTCGGCGGCAATCCAGCAAAACTTATTCGTTATCGCGACGCCGGTCACAGACCTGCGCACACTGACTGCTCTTCGGACGAAGACATTCACGCAGGCAGGTAAGTCGAGGGCGGAGCCTCTGCACTGCTCCTCGTTCCGGTTTGTCCCCCCTCGACGCACGGCTTCGACCATCGGTCGAGCGCGACCCCCGTGGGGGATCAGTCATTTTTCCTGTCACCACCAGTCCGCACATGTATTCTCAACAAAGGAGGGGTCCGATGAGCCGCACAGTCCAGATAGGCAAGTTTTCCGTCGGAGAAGGGCAGCCGTGTTTCATGGTTGCTGAGATCGGGATTAATCACAATGGGAACGTCGAGATCGCTAAGAAGCTCATCGACACAGCGGCACTCGCCGGCTGCGACGCCGTCAAGTTCCAAAAGCGGACGCTTGAGATCGTCTATACGCCTGAGGAACTGAGTAAACCTCGCGAAAATCCTTTTGGGAAGACCAACGGTGATCTCAAACGCGGGTTGGAATTCGGACGCGAACAGTACGGAGAAATCGATCGCTACTGCAGAGAGAAAGATATTCTCTGGTATGGGTCCTGTTGGGATGAACCCTCCGTCGACTTCATGGAGCAGTTCAATCCGCCCTGCTATAAGATCGCTTCAGCAAGTCTGACCGACGACAATCTATTACGACATCACCGGAGTTGCGGCAGGCCGCTCATTATCTCGACTGGAATGAGCACCATCGAGCAGATCGACCATGCGGTGGATGTGTTGGGGACCAATGATCTCATTATTCTTCATTGCACGAGCACCTACCCTTCGTCGGTGGAAGAATTGAATCTGGCCGCCCTGCAGACGTTGCGCGAGCGTTACGACGTCCCGATCGGTTACTCCGGTCACGAAGTCGGATTGGCCACGTCGGTTGCCGCGGCGGCGCTGGGAGCCTGCATGATCGAGCGCCATATTACGCTGGACCGGGCGATGTGGGGAAGTGATCAAGCGGCTTCGATTGAGCCACAAGGCGTGTGGCGTTTGGTCAAGGATGTTCGGGCCATCCAGAAAGCCATGGGCGACGGCAAGAAGTGCCTCTACCCGAGCGAGGTGCCGGTGATGAACAAGTTGCGTCGAGTGGGCCTCTGATCCGTCTCGGCCTTAGGGAGAAGACATCCGATGATATCAGGCAATCTCGTGGATGCCAGCGTCCGCGCTCGGTTCGACCTCTCCGGCCGAGTCGCGGTCATCACCGGAGGCGGAGGCCTCTTGGGTGCGCAACATGCGGACGCGATCGCGGAGATGGGAGGGACTCCGGTCCTGCTCGATATCGACACGCGCCATGCGCAGGAAACTGCTGAGCGCGTGTCGAAGAAATACGGAGTTCCGGCCGTCGCACTCTCGGCTGATATCACGCAAGCGGAGTCGATCCTTGGAACCGTCCGGCAGGTGACCGAACGGTTCGGGCAGATCGATATTCTGATCAATAATGCCGCCCGTAATCCGAAGCAGGAACAACTCAACGGCGCGAATGAGGGTAGTTCCAGACTCGAAGGATTTTCGGTGACGAGCTGGAATGAAGACCTTGCCGTGGGTCTCACGGGCGCATTCCTTTGTAGTCAGTTGATCGGCCAGGAAATGGCTAAGCGCGGCAGGGGTGTGATTCTGAATATCGCGTCCGATCTTGGAGTCATCGCCCCTGATCAGCGTATCTATCGACGCGCGGATCTGCCGGATCATCAACAACCGGTAAAGCCCGTCAGCTATTCTGTCGTCAAACACGGGTTGATCGGATTGACCCGATACCTCGCCACCTATTGGGCGGAACAAGGGGTGCGGGTCAATGCACTCTCCCCGGGAGGTGTTTACACCGGGCAGGATGAGGCATTTGTGGCCCGTCTGACTCACCTAATTCCCCTAGGACGGATGGCCAGACAGGATGAATATAAGGCGGCGGTCGTTTTTCTCGTGTCGGACGCTTCGTCCTATATGACGGGTACGAATATGATCATGGATG
This is a stretch of genomic DNA from Nitrospira sp.. It encodes these proteins:
- a CDS encoding SDR family oxidoreductase, producing MISGNLVDASVRARFDLSGRVAVITGGGGLLGAQHADAIAEMGGTPVLLDIDTRHAQETAERVSKKYGVPAVALSADITQAESILGTVRQVTERFGQIDILINNAARNPKQEQLNGANEGSSRLEGFSVTSWNEDLAVGLTGAFLCSQLIGQEMAKRGRGVILNIASDLGVIAPDQRIYRRADLPDHQQPVKPVSYSVVKHGLIGLTRYLATYWAEQGVRVNALSPGGVYTGQDEAFVARLTHLIPLGRMARQDEYKAAVVFLVSDASSYMTGTNMIMDGGRTVW